The Sphingosinicella flava genome includes the window CAAGCTCAATCCGATGAGCGGCCTCAAGCGCATGTTCGGCATGCATGGCGTGATCGAATTGGTAAAGTCGATCGCCAAGGTCATTCTCCTGGGTTCGGTCGCGGTTTGGCTGCTTCTCGATCAGTCGACCGCCTTGGTGGGCCTTGCGGCGCAGGATCTCAATGCCGCGCTTGGCGACGTTGGACGGACCTTTACCCTCGCCATCCTCATCATGGCCCTCGCGCTTGCGCTCATCGCATTGGTCGATGTGCCGGCCCAGATCATGCAGCGCATGGGCCGCCTGCGCATGAGCAAGCAGGAGATCAAGGACGAGCACAAACAGACCGAAGGCTCGCCCGAGCTGAAGGCCGCGCTGCGCCGCCGCCAGCATGAGATGGTGCGCAATTCCGCCCGTGCCGCCGTGCAGGACGCGACGGTCGTGCTTACCAATCCAACTCATTTCGCCGTCGCGCTTCGCTACCGCCCCGGGGTCGATCCCGCGCCCTTCATCGTCGCGAAAGGGAAGGGAGAGACGGCGCAAGCCATACGCGAGATGGCGGGTGAGGCGAACGTGCCGATGCTGAGCTACCCGCAGCTCACGCGTGCGCTTTATTTCACCGCGCGCACGGGCCAGGTGATCCGCGAAGACCTTTATATGGCGGTCGCCGCCATCCTCGCCTTCGTCTTCAATCTCGACGCGGCATTGGCGTCCGGCGCCGCGCAGCCGCGGGTCGACGTGCCGGAAAATGCGCGTTTCGATGAAAAAGGACGTCCGCAGCCTTAAAGTTTCTTTCCCCCCGGCCGTTCTTGGTTGCGGCGAGGTGGGTGAAAGCAGGCCACGGATGCGAGAGACGGAAGAGGAAAGGCCGGGCAGAACGGCGCACGATCGGGCGGTGGACCAGATCGAGGCGGTGCTGCAGCGTGCCTTTCAAGGCGAAGCGGGTACGCAGCGCCTCAGCCGGATCATCAAGGCACTGGATAAGCGCCAGTCTCCGACGATGGAGGAAGGAAGCCTGCGCGATCACCTTGCCGCCGCCATCGCCGAGATCGATCTTATTCGGGAACGGGCCCACCGGCGCGGCGTGCCGCTGGAGGGCTGGCTTTCCGGCGTGGCCGACGACATCAGCGCAACAGGCAGCGCCCCGGACAATGCCGCCTTGGAGACGGTTTTCTCCCTCGTCGGGCGGATGGCGGCGTACCCGGCCCGCACCCTGTGCGCCCAGGCCGGCGTCGCGCGCGCCAACGTCCACATTTTGACCGGATAAAGCCTAAAGCAATCTTCCTTGCTGCCGTTCTAAGGAAAGCAAGGGGGAATGCCCAATGGTTTCATCGATCGGATATGCGCTGGGCGCCGGGTCCGGCATCGACACTGCGAAGCTGGTCGACGATCTTTACAATGCCAGCCGCGCGCCCAAGGAAGCCGCCATCAAGAAGCGGGAAGAGGCGAATGCCGCGAAAATCTCCGCGCTCGGCGAAGCGTCCAACGCGCTCGCCTCTTTTTCCAGCGCCTTGTCCTCCCTGATTTCCGGAGGAACGCTTTTCACCCAGCCGACCGTTTCCGATCCCTCCATTCTCTCCGCCAAGGCGCTGGCCGGTTCCCGTATTGGCGATTATTCCGCGACGCTTGAGGTGAAACGCCTCGCCCAGGCGCAAACCCTGGTCGGCGCGCCTTTCGCCAATGCGTCCGATCCGGTAGGCGAAGGAACGCTCACGTTGAGGATTGGCGGCGTCGCGACCCAAGTCGCGATCGGACCAGCCAATAACAGCCTTGAAGGCCTTGCCAAGGCGATCAACGACAAGAAGGCCGGCGTCACCGCTTCGCTCGTCAAGGGATCGACCGGCGTGCAGTTGATGCTGAAAGGGCAGACCGGCGCCGCTCAAGCCTTCACGCTGGATGTGCCGGGCGGTACGACATCGGGTCTCGAACGCTTCGCTTACGATCCCAATGTGAGTGGCGGCCTGACGCGCGCGCAGGAAGCGCGAGATGCCGTTCTCATCCTCGATGGCGTGCAGGTTCTGCGCGACAGGAACAGCGTGTCGGATCTTATCCCGGGTATGCAACTGGACCTGGTCAAGGCCGTGGACGGAACGACCGTCACCATCGGTACCCAGCGCCCGGTCGCGGCTATTCGCCAGGCTGTCAGTGATTTCGTCACGGCTTTCAACGAATTGAATACTGTTCTTAAGGATATGGCGGGACCGGGCGTGCCCGGAAAGGGCGCCGGGCCGCTCCGCCAGGATGTCGGCATTCGCGACATGCAGCGTCAGCTCGCCCAATTGCCCACGACGATCCTCAGCAGCCAGAATGGCATCCGCACGCTTGGCGACATCGGCGTCCGCACCAACCGCGACGGAAGCGTCGCGATCGACGAAGCCTCCTTGGAACGGGCCTTGAAGGAGAGTCCCGACGCAGTCGAAGCATTGTTCAATCCGGGGCAGTTCAGCAGCAATCCAAATCTCGTCATCTCAAGCGCATTGGGCAAGGTGAAGCCCGGCACCTATACGATCACCGACGTCGTGCCCGGCGTGAACGGGGGCAATGCGAGCGGCAAGATCAACGGCGTCGCCGCCGGCGCCGTGGGCGATTACCTCGTTGCCCCTTCGGGTTCTCCCGCCGTGGGACTGACCCTTCAGGTCAAGGGCGCGGTCGTGGCAGCGACGATTACCATCGACGCCGGGCTTGGCGGCGCTCTCGCCGCTATCAAGGACAGGCTGTTCGCGCTCGGCGGGCCGCTGACCAACAGCAATGAGCGGTTGAGGAAAGAGGCCGACGATCTGGCCGATGCGCGCGAGACGATGGAGCGGCGCATGACGACCTTCAAGAACCGCCTCGTCAACGATTATGCGGCGATGGAGAAGCGGGTGTCGGCTTTCAAAGCGACCCAGAGCTACCTTGAGCAACAGGTCAAGATTTGGACCGGCAACAATGATTGACCGGCCATCAGTTTTCGGAAGGGAATGAGTATATGTTCATGTCGCAGGGGCAATTTGGCATGGCGCGGGCTCGTTATCAGAGCATCGATATCGCGAGCCGTGTCGAAGGCGCGTCGCCGCACATGCTCGTCCAGATCATGTACGAGGAGCTTTTGAAGGCGCTCGACACGATGGCGGCGGCGGTGCGTCAGCGGGACATCGTGAAACGGGGGCGGACGCAGGCGCGGGCGCTGTCGATCCTTCACGGCCTGGAAGGCAGTCTGGATTTCAACCGGGGCGCGGAAATCGCGGCGGGGCTTGCAACCGTCTACCGCGAGGCGCGGCGCCTGGTGGTGAACGGCGGACGGGAAAATGACGAGGAGCAGATCGTCCGCGCCCGCGACATGCTGGGCGAGATCGCAGGAGCCTGGAGCGCGATCGGGCAGTAAAGCGTCAGGAAGGATCGTCCTTGGCCAGGCCGTATTTCCGCATCTTCTCGATCAGCGTCGTGCGTTGCAGGGACAGCATGCGGGCCGCGTCGGCGACGACGCCTTTGGCCGACTTCAGGGCATCGGCGATGTGCTGACGCTCGAGATCGGCGACGACAGCGCGCAAATCGATCGGCTCGTCCTTCAATGACAATGGCGCCGGCTTTGCAGAGGCTGCGGGAATAAAGGCGGCATCGGCGATGGGCGACACCATTCCGCTTGCCTGCCAAATGGCGTCCCGCTCCGCCCTGTTCATACGCGGGCGGCGGCTGAAAAGAAGTTCGATCTGTTCGGCGCCGACCGTCTGGCCGGCATAAAGAATGACCGCGCGTTCGACGATGTTGCGCAATTCGCGGACATTGCCCGGCCAAGGATGCGCCGCCAGCTTTTCGATGGCATCGGGCGTGAAGCGGACAGTCTGTTTAGTGTCCGCAATCTGTCGAAGGAAGTGGCGGACGAGCAGGGGTACGTCCTCGCGCCGTTCGCACAGCGGCAGAACCTCAAGCGGGAAGACGGCCAGGCGGTAGTAGAGATCCTCGCGAAAATTCTGCTGTCCGATGGCGTCGTCGAGGTTGCGATGCGTAGCGGATACGATGCGCGAATCAATCGCGATCTCGCCGCGCCCGCCGACCCGCTGAATCGATTTTCCTTCCAGCACCCGAAGCAGTTTCACCTGCATGTCCGCAGGCATGTCGCCGATTTCATCCAGAAAAAGGGTGCCGCCGTCGGCCTCCTCGAAACGGCCGCGCCGTTGCGCCAGCGCCCCAGTGAAAGAGCCTTTTTCGTGACCGAACAGCTCGGATTCCAGCAGATCGCGGGGAATGGCGCCGCAATTCAGGGCGACATAGGATTTGGCGGCGCGGCGGCTTTCGGCATGAATGGCGCGCGCCACCATCTCCTTCCCGCAACCCGACGGTCCGGTGACGATAACGGATGCGGAAGTAGGAGCGACCTGACGGATCAGATATTTCAGCTCGGCAATACCCGGGCTGACGCCGACGATAAGGCTGTCGGCGCACGCTCCTTCGCCGACCGGTGGAGACCAAGCTACCGACATAGGCGCAATGCGCCGGATAAACGGCTGCGGTCACCTCGCATGTAACACCCCCCAATCTTTTGCTTTGAAGGTGCAATAGGCCCGGAGCGGTTAACGATCGGCAAACGCGATCGCTTTTTTGCGCCGAACGGTTTTTGCCTGAAATCTTTAGAAGCGTTTGGCTTTCTTTGGGCCCCGTTCAAATGCTGGCCGCGCCTTGTGCCGCTTGGGGGGCGGCCCGGCGCGGCGGTTTTGCCGGGCCGTTTCTCGAGGCGAACCAGCGACAAGTTCGATCGAAATGCCGTCCTCATCCTGCGCGCCCGCCTTGGCGGTTCTCTTTACCGCCGCCGAAAAGCGGCTGGCGACGGCACGCGGTATTTCAACCAAGGTTTCGTTGGCGGCGATCCGGATCGCGCCGATCTCGCTCTTCGTCAGATGGCCGCGTCGGCACAACAGCGGCAGGATCCAGCGCGGATCCGCATTGTGGCGCCGGCCGACATCCATGCGAAACCAGACCGTATCCTCAAAACCGGGGCGAGGCCCCGTGGACGCGGGAGCGGGGCCCTTGTCCAGCAGCTCCTCCGGCGCTGGCATGCGTGCGCGATGGGCTTTCACAAGCGCGGCTGCAATGTCTTCGGCAGGGAGTCTTTGCATCACCAGCGCCGCCAACGCGCGATCCTCCTCATCAAGCTCGACCGGCTTGGTCAGGGCTGCGACCAGGCGTTCGCGGTCGGCCTGATGAATGTCGGCAGGTGTCGGCGCTTCAATCCAGTCGGCGGCGATCTTCGCCCCGCGCAGCATCGATTCAACCCGTTTCCGGCGCGGATAGGGGACCAGCAGAACCGCGATGCCCTTCTTGCCTGCCCGCCCAGTGCGGCCGGAGCGGTGCTGCAAGGTCTCCGCGTCGCGTGGCAGCTCGACATGGATGACGAGCGAGAGGGTGGGAAGATCGATCCCGCGCGCAGCCACATCGGTTGCGACGCACACGCGCGCCCGCCGGTCGCGCAAGGCCTGCATCGCCTGGTTGCGCTCATTCTGGCTATGCTCGCCGGAAAGTGCGACGGCTGCGAAGCCACGCTCGATAAGGCTGGCGTGCAGTCGGCGAACGCTCTCCCGCGTCGCGCAGAACAGCATCGCCGATTCCGCTTCGTGCAGGCGGAGGATGTTGACCACCGCATTTTCAATGTCGGACGGGGCGATGGCGACGGCCTGATAGCTGATGTCGCCATGGCCGCGATTTTCACCCACCGTCGATATCCGCAAGGCATCCTTCTGGTACCGTTTGGCGAGTGCCACGATGGGCTTTGGCATCGTCGCCGAAAACAGGAGAGAGCGCCGTTCGTCCGGTGTCGCATCGAGGATTTCCTCGAGATCCTCGCGGAAGCCCATGTCGAGCATTTCGTCCGCTTCGTCGAGGACCGCGACGCGAAGCGCACCAAGATCGAGCGCGCCGCGTTCAAGGTGATCGCGCAGACGGCCGGGCGTGCCCACCACGATATGCGCTCCTTGCGCAAGCGTGCGCCGTTCGCGCGACGGATCCATGCCGCCGACGCAGGTCGCGATCCGTGCGCCCGCTTTCTCATACAGCCACGCGAGTTCACGGCTCACCTGAAGCGCTAGCTCGCGGGTCGGCGCGATCACGAGGGCAAGCGGCTCGCGGATGAAGGGCAAACTGCCATTCTCCCCAAGAAGTTGGGGCGCCATTGCAAGCCCGAAGGCGACCGTTTTTCCCGACCCCGTCTGCGCGGAAACGATCAAGTCGCGATTCTCTGCTTCTGCTTCGAGAACGGCATTCTGCACGGGCGTCAGGGAATCGTAGCCGCGCGCGGAAAGCGCCTCGGCGAGGAGGGGAGGGAGGGTGTCGATCATA containing:
- the flhB gene encoding flagellar type III secretion system protein FlhB, encoding MSEEADKDQKTEAPTPKRRKDAIEKGDVLQSRELGTALVIVGGAIWIAMAGPMMLGALQDMLADALTFDASALRNFQPGEIALRLVGMVAVPLILLFAITIAAAIGTPAALGSLGFRSKAYAFKASKLNPMSGLKRMFGMHGVIELVKSIAKVILLGSVAVWLLLDQSTALVGLAAQDLNAALGDVGRTFTLAILIMALALALIALVDVPAQIMQRMGRLRMSKQEIKDEHKQTEGSPELKAALRRRQHEMVRNSARAAVQDATVVLTNPTHFAVALRYRPGVDPAPFIVAKGKGETAQAIREMAGEANVPMLSYPQLTRALYFTARTGQVIREDLYMAVAAILAFVFNLDAALASGAAQPRVDVPENARFDEKGRPQP
- a CDS encoding sigma-54 interaction domain-containing protein; protein product: MSVAWSPPVGEGACADSLIVGVSPGIAELKYLIRQVAPTSASVIVTGPSGCGKEMVARAIHAESRRAAKSYVALNCGAIPRDLLESELFGHEKGSFTGALAQRRGRFEEADGGTLFLDEIGDMPADMQVKLLRVLEGKSIQRVGGRGEIAIDSRIVSATHRNLDDAIGQQNFREDLYYRLAVFPLEVLPLCERREDVPLLVRHFLRQIADTKQTVRFTPDAIEKLAAHPWPGNVRELRNIVERAVILYAGQTVGAEQIELLFSRRPRMNRAERDAIWQASGMVSPIADAAFIPAASAKPAPLSLKDEPIDLRAVVADLERQHIADALKSAKGVVADAARMLSLQRTTLIEKMRKYGLAKDDPS
- a CDS encoding flagellar export chaperone FliS; protein product: MFMSQGQFGMARARYQSIDIASRVEGASPHMLVQIMYEELLKALDTMAAAVRQRDIVKRGRTQARALSILHGLEGSLDFNRGAEIAAGLATVYREARRLVVNGGRENDEEQIVRARDMLGEIAGAWSAIGQ
- a CDS encoding DEAD/DEAH box helicase, which translates into the protein MIDTLPPLLAEALSARGYDSLTPVQNAVLEAEAENRDLIVSAQTGSGKTVAFGLAMAPQLLGENGSLPFIREPLALVIAPTRELALQVSRELAWLYEKAGARIATCVGGMDPSRERRTLAQGAHIVVGTPGRLRDHLERGALDLGALRVAVLDEADEMLDMGFREDLEEILDATPDERRSLLFSATMPKPIVALAKRYQKDALRISTVGENRGHGDISYQAVAIAPSDIENAVVNILRLHEAESAMLFCATRESVRRLHASLIERGFAAVALSGEHSQNERNQAMQALRDRRARVCVATDVAARGIDLPTLSLVIHVELPRDAETLQHRSGRTGRAGKKGIAVLLVPYPRRKRVESMLRGAKIAADWIEAPTPADIHQADRERLVAALTKPVELDEEDRALAALVMQRLPAEDIAAALVKAHRARMPAPEELLDKGPAPASTGPRPGFEDTVWFRMDVGRRHNADPRWILPLLCRRGHLTKSEIGAIRIAANETLVEIPRAVASRFSAAVKRTAKAGAQDEDGISIELVAGSPRETARQNRRAGPPPKRHKARPAFERGPKKAKRF
- the fliD gene encoding flagellar filament capping protein FliD, translated to MVSSIGYALGAGSGIDTAKLVDDLYNASRAPKEAAIKKREEANAAKISALGEASNALASFSSALSSLISGGTLFTQPTVSDPSILSAKALAGSRIGDYSATLEVKRLAQAQTLVGAPFANASDPVGEGTLTLRIGGVATQVAIGPANNSLEGLAKAINDKKAGVTASLVKGSTGVQLMLKGQTGAAQAFTLDVPGGTTSGLERFAYDPNVSGGLTRAQEARDAVLILDGVQVLRDRNSVSDLIPGMQLDLVKAVDGTTVTIGTQRPVAAIRQAVSDFVTAFNELNTVLKDMAGPGVPGKGAGPLRQDVGIRDMQRQLAQLPTTILSSQNGIRTLGDIGVRTNRDGSVAIDEASLERALKESPDAVEALFNPGQFSSNPNLVISSALGKVKPGTYTITDVVPGVNGGNASGKINGVAAGAVGDYLVAPSGSPAVGLTLQVKGAVVAATITIDAGLGGALAAIKDRLFALGGPLTNSNERLRKEADDLADARETMERRMTTFKNRLVNDYAAMEKRVSAFKATQSYLEQQVKIWTGNND